The Chelonia mydas isolate rCheMyd1 chromosome 1, rCheMyd1.pri.v2, whole genome shotgun sequence nucleotide sequence ATTGGGCCCTTATAGTTGGCTCTCAGTATAGGAAATTGCCTATTGATATCCATACACGTGTAATGACAAAAAGAGTGTGAACACTGACAAAAATCATTATGGAATTTAATATATGCTTTCTACAGCTACACAATTGAGAGCCTGAAGTGTAATTTTTCTCACATTCTTCTGGCTAATCAAGCATTACATACCCAgaaagagagattaaagtgtATGTGTTTCAGATATCACTTAccttttattcaaataaaaattctgtttccAAATAAGGGCCATATCATCTGTTAGTCTCTCCTACATGAGTTATTATAAACTATGTCCTGAaggttttttaaaaccaaaatcctAGCCCATTCCTGCCGCCCTAACTCAAGTGAAATCCCCTAGGCTGAATGAGAACTGAATGTGGTATCATCAAAAGATATCAACCTTCATGTTTGATCCTTCATATGTAAATGCAGCACCTCTACTATTGCCAAATTTAATAAAAGCACTACATTGTGTTCTTCTATTTTAGGatgtatcaaaataaaatatgcaacacACTTCAGTAGAAATATGCATATTTTACTACTTCAAAGGTGCTTGGTTCTTGAACTAAATAGACATATGTCTATTTAgctaacattttatttattattataacatTTATTTATGAGAACCACATTGTATACTTATTATGCTGAATGACCTACACtcttaaaataatgaaacaacaacaaaaacagaaagtGACAGAACTTGTGGAAGTGCACAACTGAAACGGAGTAATGCTGATTTTCTTTTCTAGTTATACCACTATTCCACAGCAATTACATGCCGCCTTCTGTTATAAAATCTTAAAAGCATGCAACCTGCAAGGATCTACAATTGTGGATTTTCAGTCACATTTCTTTATCTTTGAGGCAGATTTTTGAAGCCTGATTTTAAATTGAATGATCAGATAATAGCGAAATTAAGATATAATATTTAAGCAAGCAGCAGTGTCCGACCCTTTCGGTATCCTGTATCTTTCTAGTCCTTCTCCCCCAAAGGCTTTCACAAAGAGCTGACAAAGAAAGACAACCAACCAGCATTATAATTATAAGTTCATTTCCATGGGATTTTCATTTTGGAATGAAAAAGATCAGATATGATTTTCAATTCAACTCAGCACTGGCTAAATTATGCTCCCATTGAAGATGATGGTTAAACTCCCATTGATGACTTCCATGGGAGTGGTCAGGCCAACtttggagcttttgaaaatctcgcaCTTCAGATTTGCTTGAAAAATGAAACACAAGTCATCAGTGCAACCCTTGTGTGTGTGCAGCTTGGTTCGAATCCAACCAACTCTTTTTTCAAACAGCCAAATTTGTGCTGTGATTTCTAAGCATTTTTTCTCAACTGCACAGGAATAAAGTCACAGAGCCAAAAATCATTCCTGGCTTACAGTGGCTTCTGTTTGTGTAAATCGGGGTCTCTGGTGTTGGAAAGTATACCAGTGATCCGGAAAGTTAACTGCACTTGCCGTGTAAGGTGCATGACCAAAGCAGGTTGGGGATGCACCAGTTCAGTGCATATTCACAGCACCATCGACCAGGTAGGTTTCTGTGGAGCCCTGGCCACAGGTCAAAGCTCCACCTGTCTTGGTAGACAGCAAATCCCCAGTAGAGCACCGGGGACCTTACTGGTGCAAAGAAATGCAGCTTGCACCTCCCGGCTTCAAGGAGGATCCATAAAACTAACAGCATATTTGAAGGTATTTTATGGGAGAGAAAAAGAAGTGGCTAATATCACACAGGATTCCCAGTGCAAACATAATGGGCCAATTCctattctcattgaagtcagtggcaaagctatcATTGACTTTAACTGACTTCAGGATCAGTCCCAAAGTGATAAAGGAAGCCATTGTTCTGTGTAGAAACTTAAACACTATAAACAAAACAACCAGCAAGTATACCTAGAATACATAAACAAACATACATAAGAAACGTGAAGAACTTGAAAACCCATTCTGAACAGACAAGAAATTCCTACCACCCAGTAACCGTAAATGGCAAATTAAATAATAGCGAACAAACAGCTTGGAAGAATCAGAGctgtaaaaattaaatgaatttagCTGTATTAAGGAGACTGGAGAAGTAACTGTAATACCAATTTTGGAGACATTTCCCTGTGCTTCCAAACAGCTTATTTCTGCAAAGCAAAAACCTCAACTTCAGTGGTTTCCGCAGGAGGGCAGGTGAGATTTGTGCTTAGACATCATGCTCAGGTCCTCCCCAGAttgttacagaattttttttcttgtgaaaattGCTTTTATTTCCTTCTTAACTCTGGATCTCATTCCTCTCTCCTCTACTTCCTGCTCTTCAAATCTTTGTTATACCCTTCCCCATCCTGCTCCTCTCTCCTAACCCAAACTATAGCTTGTTTAGAATCCGAGGGAGGGAATACTAGGGGAGCTCAGGGTTTCTCTCTCCGtgtttctccttcttccccatGCACTTTCCTGAGGAAGGCACTACATGCCTGTGATGAGGAATTTCAGATGAAGTCTGCATACCTTTACACTGAAAATAATAACTACAATGGAATTTCTATCTTTctgccatgggggtgggggtggggggggcggggaaggaaatAAATcttgttaaacacacacacacagaatccaACGACCTCAGCTGCCCTCCAGCCTGGCAAGAATAACAAGACTTCATCCTGTGATGTTACTGAAAGGAGGAAGGTTTCCTGGTAACTACATGGAAATTCACACTAAGGTCTAACCTTCAACAGGTTACAATACTACTGCAAATAACCTCCAGCAGTCAATCTTTTGTGTTCTATGTGGCCTCTTTATAGCATCCCCAGGTTTCCCCTACCATTTTGTTATGACCTTTGGTCTACTAGAGGACAGATTTTTGCTGGTGGTTTCACTATACTTCTTAATATGCCAGCGCTGTCCAAATGGATGTTCTGGCTTGGAGGTATATGGTTTAGTTTCTAGTTTCCTCTCTGTTTTATTTAACAATTTCTGCTCACTGGGGCGGCTTTCTAAGGCACACATCTGTTTTTATGAGGATGCGAGGGGAAGAGACAGCGGTCATATGTTCCTCTAGCATATGCTTCAGTACATTACAGGcaatcacagtgtagacaaggtcgGATACAGATAGGTAATCTAAATTGTTAATGCAGTTAAGCTTTTTCACGTATTAGCGTGATCTCCCTACTTCTCTCCTTCCACGGAGTGACTTTAACTCCGGGCACAGTTACTGCACAGAAGTTTTGACTTGACACCCCTACACATACCCACTCACGCACCCCAGTCCCATCTCTGCGGGGAGGATATTACCCCTGGACAATCAGTGTTCATCTTCGTCAGGGATTTGCGTTTTCCCTGCCCCTTCACTGCATGCGGGATAGTAACCCAGTCTAAACGATTGCCAGTGCATGTATGtttctccaaccccccccccccccccccccccccccccccccccccgccaggagACTGTTGATTAACCCTTGGCGGCAGGCGCTGGTGAATGGGAGTTGCatgacaacccccccccccccaattaaccCGTGAGAGCCGGGTGCCCGCAGCAGGCATAAGTTTCTTCCCCGCGCCCGCAGTGCTGGCTGAGCCCCTGACTCACCCGAGGTGAGCTGCATCCAGGCGCAGATCTTGTAGACGGTGGCCGTGTTGCAGAAGAAGAAGAGGGTGAAGCAGACGATGCAGGCGATGATGAGCGTCATGGAGAGCCCGATGAAGAAGGAGGCGGCTTTGAAGGCTCGCGCGGGCAGGCTGGAGAAGTCCGTGAAGCTGCCCCGGCAGGTGAGCTCCCGGGAGAAGCCGTTGCCGATGCAGTAGTGGAAGAGCCCGAAGTAGCCCGCCTGCGGGGTGTCCACGCCGTCGCCGATCCAGTAGGGCTGGATGAAGCACACCACGTTGACGATGGCAAAGCAGATGGTGAAGATGGCCCAGAGCACCCCGATGGCCCGCGAGTTCCGCACGTAGTTGGTGTGGTAGAGCTTGGCCGCCTCCTGAGCCGGCAGCATCCCCGCCGCTGCCGaggctgccgccgccgccgccgctccgggCATCCTCCCCGAGAGAGCCCCGCGCGGTGCACTGCCCGCCCCGGCGCTGCGACAGCCAGACCCTCCGCCCAGCGTCACACGCTTCGCGGCATCCCCCGCCGCCGCCTAGGGGGCGAGCATCCCCAGCCGGCAGGCGCTGGCCCGGGCGAGAGCCCGCCCTGCTGCCGTCGCCGGCGCTGCGGCGGCGAGTGCAAAGCCCCCGGCGCGGCGAGGCGCGCTGCTGCTGCTtcgccggcggcggcggcggcggctgctgctgcgcAACCGCGTCCCGCCGCTGCCAAGCCGGAGGGGGAGGCGCGCGCGCCgatgggcagctgccctgggcgtggggggcagggggcagccgcGCTCTGCCCCCGCGcaaaggggtggggcctgggacccGGCTGCTGTGAGGCCGCGGACAGAACGGCTGCGGCCCGGGGGCTCGCCGAAGTTGGGAGCGGGAGTATCTGCAGGCAGGGCCACCCGGCACGCGCGGGGTTCCTAGGGGGGGGCAAAGCCTCCAGGCTCCCCTAACTCAGCCGCCGTGTGGGCTTCCTGGGTTTTCAGCTGAGGTTTCTACCCCTCATCCTTGTACACCTGGCCTTGGAAACACAAGGGCTCCCCCACAGAGCGCCAGGCTTAGAAGCTTGTCACTAGTGTTGTAAAGACCACTGGCCTCGCAGGCATCTCTGGGGGCTGGAATAGCCACAGCTGGAAGAGCCTGGGGCACCTGCCTAACTTCCCTCACTCATGCTGGCACACggactctctcaccaacaggagttgggcCAATGAAAGATAtcgcctcacccaccttgtcactcccaaatcctgggaccaacagggctacaacactgCGAACAGCACGGACTGTCCTTTGTCCCCCACAATCCAGTAGCTGTCTACAGCACAAGGGAGGTGAGCGGAAGATTGGACACCAGTCCCTAGGCAGGGGCAGTAGCTGTCGGCATAAGGTTGAGCTACCTGCCACTTGCAGCAGTGGTGGCCAGACTCCAAGATCTGACTTTAAGTGGGATTCTCCACTGCTATGGAATATTTAGGGTAAAAATGGTAACAGCTTCCATGTGTATCAAGCCACCTGAACGCACAAATTCTGGAGGCAAGCATGAGGGAGGCACAAATAGGGTTTTCATTGTGGGGTGGTTTTGCACACATACAGCAAGTGAATGCTTGAGGATGGGTGCACCCAAAAGGGCTTGGTTATGGAGGTGATCTAAAGAATAGATGTGTGTAACAGTTTAAGGCAGCTGCATATATCTTCCCTCAGTGGTCCAGCTCCCTAGCCATTGCCTGTCTAGGGATGGAAACCTGCATCTCAGTCCCTTCTGACTGGCATATTTCCAGGATGCACAGTTCCCTACCTATATTGTATTATTCCCAGCGGAGATAGCAaaactgcttgctttctcttcagagactgataacagAGTGATTGTCAACAGTATTAAGTTACCAGACAGTAAAAGCACTGCAGAGAAAACATTTGAAACAATAGAAGAACATACATGCATGCTCATAGAGTTTGGGAGATATCTGGTAAGCCTAAcgtgggctctggcaggagcagtccttcatcAGCCCACCCAGGGATTTCCTTTGTgatcacaagttcatcacagcttcaggtCAGAACAAGCACATTCATCCCACATTTAGTCCATGCTTTATACAGTTCTGGGACCTTAGTGCTGGACTTTCGAGGAGCAGATAATTAGTAAACAATGTGATTTCCTGTccagggtgtagcttcaaaagggTGAATTTCAAATGGGCCATTTGCATTCCTTTTACTTCTGGTacttcctaggaaatccacttcacaggtATTGTTCCAAAAGCCCCTTTGAAGTTCCTAATACTTTGCAAGAGAGTGCATTAGCCAGTTTCttagagaagggacatgctgacAATaccacatacacaattgcatttttaatagaatGGATTCTAAAGATATTAAAAccaattcaataaggtttaacttaattcagtaaagttcatACAGAATATtgttgtcagtctgtcacagagCACAGTctatattcaggtttcagagtaacagccgtgttagtctgtattcgtaaaaagaaaaggagtacttgtggcaccttagagactaaccagtttatttgagcatgagctttcgtgaagtgagctgtagctcacgaaagctcatgctcaaataaactggttagtctctaaggtgccacaagtactcctttagtcTATATTCAGAATTGGACAGGCCCATATAGCTGAGTAAGTTAGTTATGGTTCATGCAGGTGCATGCCAAAAAGTAAAGGCAGAGGTGGTCCCCATTAGCCCTACATTGGCTGCTGAGCCTGCTATTCCTGTGCAAAAGAGGCAGTAACTGGGGGCTCTGGGAATATTGTGGGAAAAGCAGCTAGACATGGTTATAAGGAGGTGTCCCAAGACAGCAGCAATGCTCTATCTGCTTGTGCTGTGATGGATGAGAGAGTGGAGGCAGGAAACAGGATCACTGGAGACAGGCAGCTCTGTTCACATGACTTTGGCCTGGTGTAGTTTGTTGCACTGAACATTTTGGAGCAATTAGCATGTATTAGACAATTAGCATATAGTAATGATGATTTGGTCACTATTACAGTTAAAGGCACGGCCTGAGACCTGCGCTTTTCAGCCTGAGTTGTTATTTGAAAGTACACGTATAAAGCTCTTTGAAGACTGCGCTTCCCTGAGACTGCACAGAGCCGCAGTGCAAAGGAATCAGTACGGGGGCAGGTGCTCTGATAGGAAAGGGGCTATGCTATACCACTGCAGTCCAAGTGATTTCTTCCAATTATTGGGAGATAATGTTCTCACTGATAGCAATGGCTGATGCAGCCAGAGAGCCAcactaaaataaaattagaaatacTCAGAAAATGGGGGGAAATCTCTGTGGAAAAtggtttctgtttttttgttgaaattttctgaccagtttGAGACTAAGTCCAATAGTTCAGAGGCTCAGTAGAAGCTAGCAGAAGCATTGACCTATAAAAACATCATATCTTCTAGAGAGTTTATcctatttgggggggggggtgttttggggaagaggcgggggaacGGGGCTAAGGGATGGCCAGCCAGATCTCTGGTTATTGTAATTGTTTAAAAGCTTCAATGTTACTAAAAGTTATATTTAATGAAATATGTCATGTTCAGCCTTAGAGTGTATTCCAGCAGAGCCAGTACCGGCTAagtaccagtggtgggcaacctgcggcctgtcagggttGTCTGCTGccaggctgcgagacagtttgtttacattgaccgtctgcaggcacggccacctgcagctcccagtggccgcagttcactgttcctggccactGGAAGCcatgggaagcggtggccagcacatccttgCGGCCCGcaatgcttcctgcagctcccattggctgggaatggtgaaccatggcccctaggagctgcagtgcctgcggacggtcaatgtaaacaaactgtctcacaacCCACCAGCGAATTACCCTGACCCTGTGCAGCCtccgggctgcaggttgcccaccactgagctaAATGATCCTCggcagaggagaggctgagagggaaCTGGACTGAGGCAAGACCAGCAGCATGATGGCTCAATTGCTGTTAGCCTCAGAGGCTAGGGGAATGAAGTAGGGTGGTGGAGGAACTGGGCAGAGCTGATACCAGGTCAGTGACATGTCATGTCTGCAGGGACTGGGGAAGACAGAAAGGTCCAGCAGGATTTGATGGCGAATAGATGAGTGATGCCTTCGGCTGCTTGGACCAGATAAGGGGACGGCAGAGAGGGTGCCTACATGTGCAAAGGCAGCAGTAGCAAAGCTGTTTGGCACTCAGTTCTTTTTCAAGATCCCCCAAATTCCCAGAACATACTCTTGTCAGGTCTAATTTTCAGCTCTCTTAATCCAGGAGCCTTTTGAAAATAGGcatcatgggggtgggggacaagaGAAAAGAAGGCACACAAGAGAAGAGAAGGCACAAGAGAAAAGAAGCAAATAAGCCCCTGGTTTTCAAGGTTTCAATGAAAGACCCTCACACACAGTGaattacacattttatttatCATAGAAGCATTGACACATGAGAATTTGAATTTGTGAGCCAGAGAGTCTtaggtacttaaaaaaaaaacaccacaacctCAAGGCTAGGCTACTTAGCCATACTTGCTAGCTTCAGACATCTCATGGCTTTCACTAAGAGTCAGATGTATGAAATGGGTtgtataaaatgttatttttgattaacttctgttttgtttttatttttcaaactacTAAATCATcataaattggaaaatgtccaaatGTAACTCTAGTGCCAGCAGGCAGGACAATATAAGGGGTCAGTTTGGAGATCTATTACACATCATACCAATAGAGCTAAGCTTCTGGTTCTTTTGAGGAATACAAACTTCACTTTGTACCAGATGAGAGTTAAATATGGCTGGGGCTCCTCAGCCACTACTGCAACACAAACATAAGGACAATAATGTTTCCTGCCTCCTGTAGGCATATTTGAGGCTGACAAGCAGGAGTGACTTTGTGGTACTGAGATTTCTTAATGGTGCTTTTCACCTTAATGGGAATGGATAACAAGAGAATATAATGGACAATAAAAGAACAAATATTTCTCCTGAATTTCTCCAGATTGTAGTCCTAAGATTACATCTTTTACTTCtaattcctcttgtttattttCTAGGTTCTCTaaattttccccccaaatactggATGTTAGTCAGCTCTTACTGAGATGTATTAAAGAGGTTATCTTGAGAAAGATAAATATAGTTCACAATGGCCtagatgcttaaagttacattCTGACAGTTATATAT carries:
- the LHFPL3 gene encoding LHFPL tetraspan subfamily member 3 protein isoform X1; protein product: MPGAAAAAAASAAAGMLPAQEAAKLYHTNYVRNSRAIGVLWAIFTICFAIVNVVCFIQPYWIGDGVDTPQAGYFGLFHYCIGNGFSRELTCRGSFTDFSSLPARAFKAASFFIGLSMTLIIACIVCFTLFFFCNTATVYKICAWMQLTSAACLVLGCMIFPDGWDSDEVKRMCGEKTDKYTLGACSVRWAYILAIIGILDALILSFLAFVLGNRQDSLLAEELKLENKVLLRQSSLE
- the LHFPL3 gene encoding LHFPL tetraspan subfamily member 3 protein isoform X2, with translation MPGAAAAAAASAAAGMLPAQEAAKLYHTNYVRNSRAIGVLWAIFTICFAIVNVVCFIQPYWIGDGVDTPQAGYFGLFHYCIGNGFSRELTCRGSFTDFSSLPARAFKAASFFIGLSMTLIIACIVCFTLFFFCNTATVYKICAWMQLTSAACLVLGCMIFPDGWDSDEVKRMCGEKTDKYTLGACSVRWAYILAIIGILDALILSFLAFVLGNRQDSLLAEELKLENKDDGNA